The following are encoded together in the Daucus carota subsp. sativus chromosome 5, DH1 v3.0, whole genome shotgun sequence genome:
- the LOC108220164 gene encoding glycine-rich protein DC9.1 encodes MGSKIFLLLGLSIAFALLISSEVAARELAETAAKTEGYNNGGGYHNGGGGYNNGGGYHNGGGGYNNGGGYHNGGGGYNNGGGYHNGGGGYNNGGGHHNGGGGYNNGGGHHGGSCYHYCHGRCCSAAEAKALEATTAQVKPQN; translated from the exons ATGGGTTCTAAAATCTTTCTACTTCTTGGTCTGTCCATTGCTTTTGCTCTTCTCATTAGCTCAGAAGTTGCAGCTAGAGAGTTAGCTGAAACGGCAGCTAAGA CTGAGGGCTACAATAACGGAGGCGGCTACCACAACGGAGGAGGCGGTTACAACAACGGAGGCGGCTACCACAACGGAGGAGGCGGTTACAACAACGGAGGAGGCTACCACAACGGAGGTGGCGGCTACAACAACGGAGGAGGCTACCACAACGGAGGAGGAGGTTACAACAACGGAGGAGGCCACCACAACGGAGGAGGAGGTTACAACAACGGAGGAGGCCATCACGGCGGATCATGCTACCACTACTGCCACGGAAGGTGTTGCTCTGCAGCTGAAGCAAAAGCACTTGAGGCCACAACTGCTCAAGTTAAGCCACAGAACTAG